In Populus alba chromosome 4, ASM523922v2, whole genome shotgun sequence, the genomic window ccccacatatttttttaaaaaattatatttatcgaatttatttttttaatattgagctaaatGATAATCTAACTTTAGCTTTtcctgcatgtttttttttattttttttattttttttcttttttccaaaattgtcaatttttacatttttttttcagaattatttttgtttattttatttttttactattgagctggttgaaattttagtttttttgtttatttctttaaaacactgtagctttccccacgtgtttttttttccgcttttgttttcttttttttacattttttttcatttattttacccaaaattgactttttaaaaaaaataataatctttgtcgttttttttttatattgatctggttgaaaacttagctttgtagcttttttcaaaaaaaaaaacaaatatatatggattactacaatattagctatttttttctttttaattttttttaatgaattttttttgtttgatttagtttgttaatattaaattttttttatttcgttatcagattttcatgatacggatctcgggtttgatgggttgacttgatttgacgagttatttttttcatttagtttagtttgttaaagttaattttctttcaatttaattatcagactttcatacctTCACGACACGTATCctaggcttgacgggttaacttggtttgatggattaacccagataattctgggtaaacccgtcattttttttttctatttagttatcaaactttcatgacgcgaatctcaggttttacgggataacctggtttgaagggttaacccaattaatttattttttcctttttcttcattagttttttccttcctgttgattttttttctttgttttttttttaattagtttatttaattatcacacttttatgacatgaccttatagtcagacccacatccaatatttttgAGTCCGATGTTGCAGttagactcacttaaacttaagtcatggaagtttaattttattattaatattataaatattacttttaggtcagacATTGCAGCCatacccaagattcttgggtatggctttgcaaaaaaaacccaaaatttttaaatttttattttttaaaatatttatatataaaaaaaaaaatgacccgcggcatcgcgcgggtcatgtgtctagtatatatatatagtggatGTACTTGGATGGTGTTTATTGGTAATGTGTTTTTGAAAGTGTGttggtttgaaaatatattaaaataatttttttatttttaaaaattatttttaatatatgtttattaaaatatgatttaaaaatataatctaaaataaaaaataataattttttaaaaaaagcatggCGGAAACAAATAGATTCTTACGAGGCAAAACATGTTCAAGCCAGGAGTGGCCATGCCGCCATTCATACATGGAGATGGTAAACACAAACACCACATGGtttcttcttccccttgttTCTGCAGGTTATAATTACTGTATTTTCTTCCCCAAATCAATCATCAGTGGCATCCAAGTCTTTGGCACCGGAGCCAACTAACACACAAATAGAATATGATCAGCAATGGCCGTGGATCAGTTGTTGCCTTCGACAAGGTTTAGTTTCAAGAGATCAATGGCCGTGGATTACAGAAATTAATAACATGCCATCCGTCGTATGATGCTAGCAATTAAGTGTAATTTGGATAGAACatcacatttaattaaatatagcaAGCAAatcacttcaattttttttgctatttccTTTGATCATTTATCTTGATGGATTGGACGTTAGCTTCAAGGCCATGGATGATCGACGCGTCGAGGTTTCACATTGCAAACAACGAATGCTCCTCGTGCACACTGCCCTCTGAATTTTTCAGCTGTTTCCATCGCATTATCATGTAGGTTATGCATATCCTCTAATTTCGGAACATTAATCTTTTTCAGGCAACCGATATAATCATCCACGGCAAGATGATTCACCACTGTTAAGGCACAGGGACCTAGCTCAGTGATGGCCATAATGGAAATGCAAGGGCAATAGGTCAGGAAGAAGGTGATGCGATCAGGCTGATCAGTGCATCATGGGCTTGGACAGACCACAACACACTCTATCCATGCCAGGATATTCTTCTTGATGCCACTCTTGGATCTACAAATGTTACTATTTCAGAGACCAGGTCAAGGTTATGCTTCTTGGGCACGATGATGAGTGTTTGAAGGACAAGAACATGAAGGCGACTCTTGCCCTCAATCATTTTGGACCTATTTGCAAGCAAAGAATGCCAACGTAATTGCTAAATACAATAGCCTCTGCTGAGTGAATTCCATATTGTCCAAAATGAACTTTTACAGTAAATGAATCAAATCTATAAAAATCATTGATCTCTCTTAGACATGGAAATAATGCAGGGTCACTTGGCAAGCAATCTCTAGGAAGGATGGGGAGAGCATGCAATTGGCGGAAGCATGCAACTTCACTGAATCaggaaacaaaaaggaaatattTCTGCCATCAGTCTTCCAAGACCAAGGAGAGGTACATGGTCATGCCAAAGGATAGCCGAAGTGGAGAAAATAAACTATAGAGAAACTGATGAAAATCCTTCAGAATATCCTCACACTAATGTCCTCGATTTCTCAACAGGCAACACGGATGAAAGGCTTTGATGAGAAAAGCATGCCATGGAACTTCAAATGTGTGGaggatttatttgaaattggaGTTTCTTTTAATCAAACAGGCATAGGTAAGACAAAGCCTAGTTCCAATATTCAAAAATGGCTCAAGGTTGCAAATGCCATATATGGAAGGTCAATAACAAGATCATCGGGTGCTTTAAGGTGCTCAAATTCGAGATTCTGATCCAAAACTaacagagaaaaagaagagcatTTTGCAACATGACCATGGAATAActacataaaacaaaaataaagtataGCTTTGGAAAACATAGAATTCACTGTGATATACTAGTGGTCAGATAACGAGCCTAATTTTGTACTTGTGAAAACATTACAACTATCAATAAAAGAACATCCAATGCACTGTACCAATGCATCAGCACATTATTATCGATTCtagtcttcttcttcatcagaACTTGCATATGCTAAACCTAGCAAACTTTTAACAGGATTTTCCTCAGCCTCATTTTTAACATTTGTCTCGCCTTCTGGTTTGCTTGGTGCTGGTAAAATGTGCTCTTTCTTTTCCTGGTCAACCTTGATTTTATTGTCTGAAGCACGATCACTTGAAATTGGGGTGGCATAGTTCCCATCAGACGAGTTTGAAACTTTAGGTCGTTTTGGTTTAACTTCAACCACCTTTTTCAGCAAGTCTTGCTGCCTATAATCAAGAAAATTTCAGAAGTCAAACCAGCACAGGAAGCTAAAAAGAATTAACCTTTTTAgctgaaaataaaaggttaaGAGCATGCTGGGAAAGAAATACCTAATTCCACTCTTTGGCTTGGGTTCAACACGAAATGACAAGGGAACTGATGCGGGTGAAGAATCTGCCAGACTTGCAGCTTTGTACTCATTGGTTAGGGAAGACAAACAACATCAGAGAGAAGGGTTGCAATAGGATATGGGAGGCTACCGCATGATAGACCTAGAATATAGGAATGCCAAAGTAATGCTCCTTTAAAATCAATGGGGCATTCCAGATCAGCTAATTTAACGCTACGCTATGACAGTTGGAGGTTCAGGTATAAGATGAGACAAAAATATTGTATGAGTTTtattaatggaaaaaattaaagagcatTCCAGGAAAATACTGATAAGGCATGCTTACAGCATAAGAAAAAACAGTGTTCACCAATTTAACATCTGAGTATGATGTAACTCACTAAAAACCGCAATTGTACCTGAtttttcaagggaaaaaaactaGAATGGAAACATTAGTGATTAGTAGATGGATAAATTTGGGAAAAGTAAGGAGAACTACGAAATTGAAAAGGCAGAGCAGATGTATTTTCCAACAACCACAAAGACAAGAAGTTGTGAAAAACTACAAGATGAATGAGAAAAGACTGACACAGATGTTTTTCTCAGTTTTTTAGATTATGAGCTGTTAACCATcacaaagtaaataaattttgaccctATAAACTACACATTAGAAGATACTTGGATCTGCGTCATGAAAGATGTGATTAGATGGATGGTAGCCATCAACCAAAGCACAAACAACCACATGCTAGGACTGGGAAAA contains:
- the LOC118030362 gene encoding uncharacterized protein, translated to MAGREVREYTNLTDPKDKKSLGKGGRDKVIDDEDITFHRMVAKMQEVAGERGGYLHGRGALDSDDLLYLKEQMEAEEDAERLLRRTEKRAFAAFKKAASLADSSPASVPLSFRVEPKPKSGIRQQDLLKKVVEVKPKRPKVSNSSDGNYATPISSDRASDNKIKVDQEKKEHILPAPSKPEGETNVKNEAEENPVKSLLGLAYASSDEEED
- the LOC118030304 gene encoding putative pectate lyase 2, giving the protein MAVDQLLPSTRDQVKVMLLGHDDECLKDKNMKATLALNHFGPICKQRMPTVTWQAISRKDGESMQLAEACNFTESGNKKEIFLPSVFQDQGEATRMKGFDEKSMPWNFKCVEDLFEIGVSFNQTGIGKTKPSSNIQKWLKVANAIYGRSITRSSGALRCSNSRF